The proteins below are encoded in one region of Metabacillus dongyingensis:
- a CDS encoding hydroxymethylglutaryl-CoA lyase — translation MNLPEQVTLIEVGPRDGLQNEKNEIPTDIKVQFIKELKKAGFKEMELTSFVSPKWVPQLKDAGDIIKYCTDESRNLVLTPNKKGVARAIEAKCLNIAFFVGVSESFNLKNINSTTKESMEKLLPQIRELKAEGYFIRACVSTAFYCPYEGKIHPDAVLNICQQFADAGVDDLSVADTIGMANPLEVYELFSRLKAQFPDTLLTAHFHDTRGMALANIYAALQAGVDRFDTSAGGLGGCPFAPGATGNAATEDVLHMLETMNIETGIEMNQLLKAVEVIEPHLAGAIQSKQYQLSKRENAVK, via the coding sequence TTGAATCTTCCTGAACAGGTGACATTAATTGAAGTTGGCCCCCGTGATGGGCTTCAAAATGAAAAAAATGAAATTCCGACCGATATTAAGGTTCAGTTTATCAAGGAGTTAAAAAAAGCAGGATTTAAGGAAATGGAGCTGACATCGTTTGTTTCTCCAAAGTGGGTTCCCCAATTGAAGGATGCGGGAGATATTATTAAATACTGCACGGATGAGAGCCGGAATCTTGTGCTGACTCCGAACAAAAAAGGCGTGGCGCGGGCAATAGAGGCAAAGTGCCTGAATATAGCCTTCTTCGTGGGTGTAAGCGAGTCCTTTAATTTAAAGAATATTAATTCAACAACGAAAGAAAGCATGGAAAAGCTTCTGCCTCAAATCCGCGAGTTAAAAGCAGAAGGATACTTTATTCGGGCATGTGTTTCCACTGCTTTCTACTGTCCGTATGAAGGAAAAATTCATCCTGATGCTGTTCTGAACATTTGTCAGCAGTTTGCTGATGCCGGAGTGGATGATTTAAGTGTGGCTGATACAATTGGAATGGCGAATCCTCTTGAGGTTTATGAGCTTTTTTCCCGCTTGAAAGCTCAATTTCCTGACACGCTGCTGACGGCTCATTTTCATGATACGCGCGGCATGGCACTTGCGAATATTTATGCTGCTTTGCAGGCTGGAGTAGACAGGTTTGACACTTCTGCCGGCGGACTTGGAGGCTGTCCGTTTGCACCGGGCGCCACTGGAAATGCAGCGACTGAAGATGTTCTTCATATGCTGGAGACTATGAACATTGAGACTGGGATTGAGATGAATCAGCTTTTAAAAGCAGTAGAAGTGATTGAGCCCCATCTTGCAGGAGCGATTCAAAGCAAACAGTATCAGCTGAGCAAACGGGAGAATGCGGTTAAGTAA
- a CDS encoding alpha/beta hydrolase codes for MKKWLIGAGIVLSYIFIVGFFFTNQMMYMKKKTDKEIIDREKKDGHYDEKEFDSYNKIEVSIPSKFGYDIKGMLIAPHKTYSYVIICHGVTMNRYNSIKYMKLFLNRGMNVLIYDHRRHGETGGKTTSFGHYEKFDLQSVVHWLKDRVGDELHLGIHGESMGAVTTLLYAGLVEDGADYYIADCPFSDLQEQLLYRLKSDFKLPGYLVMPIARRFLKLRDGYSLQDVSPIAVIDRIHHPVLFIHSKDDDYIPAAMTQQLFDKKPGFKKIYFAEKGAHAMSYTENREEYERIIDEFFEELKKKRHTAKL; via the coding sequence ATGAAAAAATGGCTGATCGGAGCAGGCATTGTTCTCTCCTACATTTTTATCGTGGGATTCTTTTTTACCAATCAGATGATGTACATGAAAAAGAAGACGGATAAAGAAATTATTGACCGTGAAAAAAAGGACGGACATTACGATGAGAAGGAATTTGATTCTTATAACAAAATTGAAGTTTCCATCCCTTCGAAATTCGGCTATGACATTAAAGGCATGCTTATCGCCCCTCATAAAACCTATTCGTATGTGATTATTTGCCACGGGGTCACGATGAACCGGTATAATTCCATCAAGTACATGAAGCTCTTTTTAAACAGGGGTATGAACGTGCTGATCTATGATCACCGGAGACACGGGGAAACGGGCGGTAAAACGACGAGCTTTGGGCATTATGAAAAATTTGATCTCCAGTCTGTTGTGCACTGGCTGAAAGATCGGGTTGGCGATGAACTGCATCTCGGCATTCACGGAGAATCAATGGGAGCTGTTACCACGCTGCTTTATGCAGGCCTGGTTGAAGACGGGGCTGATTATTATATTGCCGATTGCCCATTTTCTGATTTACAGGAGCAGCTGCTGTACCGCTTAAAATCCGATTTTAAACTTCCGGGTTACCTGGTTATGCCGATCGCAAGACGCTTTCTTAAACTCCGCGACGGCTATTCTCTGCAGGATGTCTCCCCCATTGCTGTAATTGACCGTATCCATCATCCTGTTTTATTTATTCACAGCAAGGACGACGATTACATACCAGCTGCAATGACACAGCAATTGTTTGATAAAAAGCCTGGCTTCAAAAAGATTTACTTTGCTGAAAAAGGTGCGCATGCTATGTCCTATACCGAAAACCGGGAAGAATATGAACGCATCATTGATGAGTTTTTTGAGGAATTGAAGAAA